Proteins from a single region of Aureibacter tunicatorum:
- a CDS encoding tyrosine-type recombinase/integrase produces the protein MNLQSLYFQTHLTNLGYSKSTLRMLPACINAFLSFTQKKIHDINPEDIQSFHNHLQERPNKKRFGGLSDSYIQHHIYAMRLFFQWKIDSGELNSNPISGLHFPSPQQSKKEILTQQEVKQLYNYCHSLQERALLSVFYGCGLRRSEGEALDLRDLHFVKQMLYVRSGKNGRWRAVPMSDKVTEDLERYSLYSRIPKGTNAFFCNSRGQRMSGVSMNRMLHKILDRAGIRKKISLHHLRHSIASHLLENGLSAEYVRNFLGHKHLDTTQIYTQISQQQLDTWN, from the coding sequence ATGAACCTCCAATCCCTATACTTCCAAACCCACCTCACCAACCTCGGCTACAGCAAAAGCACCCTCCGCATGCTCCCAGCCTGCATCAACGCCTTCCTCAGCTTCACCCAAAAGAAAATCCATGACATCAATCCCGAAGACATCCAAAGCTTCCATAACCACCTACAAGAACGCCCCAACAAGAAACGTTTCGGAGGCCTCAGCGACAGCTACATCCAGCACCACATATACGCCATGCGCTTATTTTTTCAATGGAAAATAGACTCAGGAGAACTCAACAGCAACCCCATCAGCGGACTGCACTTCCCAAGTCCCCAGCAGAGCAAAAAAGAAATCCTCACACAGCAGGAAGTCAAACAACTCTACAACTACTGCCACAGCCTACAGGAAAGAGCTTTGCTCAGCGTTTTCTACGGATGCGGACTCAGAAGATCCGAAGGCGAAGCCCTCGACCTCAGAGACCTGCACTTCGTCAAGCAAATGCTCTACGTCAGATCCGGCAAAAACGGACGCTGGAGAGCCGTTCCCATGAGCGACAAAGTCACCGAAGACCTTGAGCGTTACAGCCTTTACAGCCGTATCCCCAAAGGCACCAATGCCTTCTTCTGCAACAGCAGAGGACAGCGCATGTCAGGCGTCTCCATGAACAGAATGCTTCACAAAATCCTCGACAGGGCAGGCATCCGGAAGAAGATCAGCCTCCATCATCTCAGGCACAGCATCGCCAGCCATCTGCTTGAAAACGGCCTCTCCGCTGAATACGTCCGCAACTTCCTCGGACACAAACATCTGGATACCACACAGATATACACTCAGATCTCCCAACAACAACTCGACACATGGAACTAG
- a CDS encoding DMP12 family DNA mimic protein, which yields MVRIYPIFVLAEEINESQMNYSEAISWCYDNLNNPRVFVLQEEDIYFIQQKTCILDIINEEGDCMLQVGEDDWIISNEIKKRIYERFMTYIQDSSQKLKTYLNPIIDLFSIAIKENKNIYFLF from the coding sequence ATGGTAAGAATATACCCCATTTTTGTTTTAGCTGAAGAAATAAATGAAAGTCAAATGAATTATTCAGAAGCTATAAGTTGGTGTTACGACAATTTAAACAATCCAAGGGTTTTTGTTTTACAAGAGGAAGATATATATTTTATTCAACAAAAAACTTGCATATTAGATATAATTAATGAAGAAGGTGATTGTATGCTTCAAGTGGGGGAAGATGATTGGATAATTTCAAATGAAATAAAAAAAAGGATATATGAAAGATTTATGACATATATACAGGATTCAAGTCAAAAATTAAAGACTTATTTGAATCCAATAATTGATTTGTTTAGTATAGCGATTAAAGAAAATAAAAATATATATTTTTTATTTTAA
- a CDS encoding tyrosine-type recombinase/integrase gives MELENYLRQHHTQGTAKRYLREINLFFLSFENKSTTPEDADYQQVMQYIGSLRNEDKDPKVALFALKKYYDWLIHQGVRKDHPAKSVKLRDNKSRDIQMQELFNTEELALLLDREERYVLLRNRNKIIISFLIWQALTNGDIRSLQLQDINLEKGTIDIRSTPKSNARTLRLRPEQVFWLMNYIQQDRPQLTKDDSQALIISKLGKEENGEGIGYLIETMRPLFPDRTLNPKTIRQSVIANLLKDGKDIRHVQTFAGHKYPSTTERYKHSQTDKLKEEILKKHPLG, from the coding sequence ATGGAACTAGAAAACTACCTCCGACAGCATCACACCCAAGGCACTGCCAAGCGCTACCTTCGTGAAATCAATCTCTTTTTTCTTTCATTTGAAAATAAAAGCACCACTCCCGAAGACGCGGACTATCAACAAGTCATGCAGTACATCGGAAGCCTCCGCAATGAAGACAAAGACCCCAAAGTGGCACTTTTTGCCCTGAAAAAATATTACGACTGGCTCATCCATCAGGGCGTCAGAAAAGACCATCCGGCAAAGTCCGTCAAGCTCAGGGACAACAAGAGCCGAGATATCCAGATGCAGGAACTCTTTAACACCGAAGAACTCGCCCTTCTCCTTGACAGAGAAGAGCGCTACGTCCTTCTCCGCAACCGCAACAAGATCATCATCAGCTTCCTCATCTGGCAGGCACTCACCAACGGCGATATCCGAAGTCTCCAGCTTCAGGATATCAACCTCGAAAAAGGCACCATCGACATCCGTTCCACTCCCAAATCCAACGCCAGAACCCTCAGGCTCAGACCCGAACAAGTCTTCTGGCTCATGAACTACATCCAGCAGGACCGCCCGCAACTGACCAAAGACGACAGCCAAGCCCTCATCATCAGCAAGCTCGGCAAAGAAGAAAACGGCGAAGGCATCGGCTACCTCATCGAAACCATGCGGCCACTCTTCCCTGACCGTACCCTCAATCCCAAGACCATCCGCCAGAGCGTCATCGCCAACCTTCTCAAAGACGGCAAAGACATCCGCCATGTCCAGACCTTCGCAGGCCACAAGTACCCCAGCACCACCGAAAGGTACAAACACAGCCAAACCGACAAGCTCAAAGAAGAGATCCTCAAGAAACATCCATTGGGCTAG
- a CDS encoding RHS repeat-associated core domain-containing protein: protein MPKSPKLEARERQKGFLKRPSQGGSPTFEENYGYGFNGKEKDDEINGEASVYNLGARMYDARIGKMFSVDPWTKKYPWQTPYAYHNNTPIWQIDWMGLGGEDDELPWYLGPNKYRPTPLLTLGLHNIKLPYVPYQRKDGLKHFIPNVIVSYYHGFATTWNEGMEGRTSSDMAFESADGIEMLLNDVVEGNLDQQHVEQASIFLIVRKIGKVRAFGWEKRLAAYNKFSKDWAKASFSEALNKFAPGVKGTTSKDGVKRNYLNTETNIEIKLDLENNYFRIYDHNKNQYVDMTGKTPSTGKLEYKEARNYVKAQTHLKNTDSFLIENLW, encoded by the coding sequence ATCCCAAAATCCCCTAAATTAGAAGCAAGGGAACGCCAAAAGGGCTTCCTGAAGAGACCCTCACAAGGAGGCTCTCCGACCTTTGAGGAGAATTATGGGTATGGATTTAACGGCAAGGAGAAAGATGATGAAATAAATGGGGAAGCTAGCGTCTACAACCTTGGGGCAAGAATGTATGATGCCCGTATAGGCAAAATGTTCAGTGTAGATCCTTGGACAAAAAAGTATCCTTGGCAGACACCTTATGCGTATCATAACAATACCCCAATCTGGCAAATTGATTGGATGGGATTAGGTGGTGAAGATGATGAATTACCTTGGTATTTGGGACCAAATAAATATAGACCTACTCCATTACTTACATTAGGGCTACATAATATTAAATTACCATATGTACCATATCAAAGAAAAGACGGACTTAAACATTTTATTCCTAATGTAATCGTTTCTTATTATCATGGTTTTGCTACTACATGGAATGAAGGGATGGAAGGACGTACATCATCAGATATGGCATTTGAGTCAGCTGATGGCATTGAAATGCTTTTAAATGATGTTGTAGAAGGAAATCTAGATCAACAACATGTTGAACAAGCATCAATTTTTTTGATTGTTCGAAAAATAGGCAAGGTTAGAGCTTTTGGTTGGGAAAAAAGGCTTGCAGCGTATAATAAATTTAGTAAGGACTGGGCTAAAGCTAGTTTTAGTGAAGCTTTAAATAAATTTGCTCCAGGTGTAAAAGGTACTACATCTAAAGATGGAGTAAAAAGAAATTATTTGAATACAGAGACGAATATTGAAATTAAATTAGATTTAGAAAACAACTATTTTCGTATATATGATCATAATAAAAATCAATATGTTGATATGACTGGGAAAACACCAAGTACTGGAAAGTTAGAATACAAAGAAGCTAGAAATTATGTTAAAGCTCAGACTCATCTAAAAAATACGGATTCTTTTTTAATAGAAAATTTATGGTAA